From one Paractinoplanes brasiliensis genomic stretch:
- a CDS encoding TadE/TadG family type IV pilus assembly protein, with protein sequence MEFAIVLPLMLLLVFGVIDFGRALQQQTLLSAAVREGARTAALNGSPATIQARVRGMAGTNATVTSTLCTSSSTTTADATVTASQPFTAVTPIFVFMAMFGPSSSITTLTATGVMSCTG encoded by the coding sequence GTGGAGTTCGCCATCGTGCTGCCGCTGATGCTGCTGCTCGTCTTCGGCGTCATCGACTTCGGGCGGGCACTGCAACAACAGACGCTGCTCAGCGCCGCCGTCCGGGAAGGGGCCCGGACCGCGGCGCTGAACGGCTCCCCCGCGACGATCCAGGCCAGAGTGCGGGGGATGGCGGGCACGAACGCCACCGTCACCAGCACCCTGTGCACCAGCAGCTCGACCACCACCGCCGATGCGACGGTGACGGCGTCACAGCCCTTCACTGCTGTGACACCCATTTTCGTTTTCATGGCCATGTTCGGGCCTTCCTCGAGCATCACCACCCTCACGGCCACCGGGGTGATGTCGTGCACCGGCTGA
- a CDS encoding Flp family type IVb pilin: protein MLPFHYVAAHLTARLTRKNDEGATAVEYGLLVMLIAIALIAGATLFGGKISDLFTTVGNKLVVT from the coding sequence ATGCTGCCGTTTCACTATGTCGCCGCGCACCTGACCGCTCGCCTCACCAGGAAGAACGACGAGGGCGCCACCGCCGTCGAGTACGGCCTGCTGGTCATGCTGATCGCGATCGCCCTGATCGCCGGCGCCACCCTCTTCGGCGGCAAGATCAGCGACCTCTTCACGACGGTCGGCAACAAGCTTGTCGTCACGTGA
- a CDS encoding response regulator has protein sequence MWNTSAPQQGPVVLLVEDDEDLREMTSQMLELRGFRVLVATDAVSAITTCRVHEGKIDVLMTDLGLPGVSGGELARSACAVRPSMETVYMSGMPQEIAIRRGIIKRGAPFIAKPFTADQLASMLRSVLAQRNSNAPAP, from the coding sequence ATGTGGAACACCTCGGCGCCGCAGCAAGGCCCGGTCGTCCTGCTGGTCGAGGACGATGAGGACCTGCGCGAGATGACGTCCCAGATGCTCGAGCTGCGCGGGTTCAGGGTGCTGGTGGCCACCGACGCGGTCAGCGCGATCACCACGTGCCGGGTACACGAGGGCAAGATCGACGTCCTGATGACCGACCTGGGGCTGCCCGGGGTGTCGGGTGGCGAACTGGCCCGGTCGGCCTGCGCGGTCCGGCCCAGCATGGAGACGGTCTACATGTCCGGCATGCCACAGGAGATCGCGATCCGCCGGGGCATCATCAAGCGCGGCGCGCCCTTCATCGCCAAGCCGTTCACGGCCGACCAACTGGCGAGCATGTTGCGCTCGGTTCTGGCCCAGCGCAACAGCAACGCCCCCGCACCCTGA
- a CDS encoding siderophore-interacting protein, whose amino-acid sequence MTQTVDLAAGTMPWRFFATEVRAVRRLSPHFVRVTFTGDDLDLFADNGYDQRIKLIPPLPGSGLAHLPTGADWYTQWRELPAEQRNPIRTYTVRAVRPELREVDIDMVLHGVDGPASRFAVEAAPGTPAYLMGPNALFDGPHGGIDFHPPAHTDCLLLGGDETAAPAIASILERLPADARGEALLEVPSAADALELIAPAGVRVTWLARDNAAHGEKLVPAVRAATRRIFGEERPGPAVEIEDVDVDHDMLWEVPEEVVDVSRFYAWLAGEAAMIKTLRRHLVAECGVDRKLVAFMGYWRLGRAEGN is encoded by the coding sequence GTGACCCAGACCGTCGACCTGGCCGCCGGCACGATGCCGTGGCGCTTCTTCGCCACCGAGGTGCGGGCGGTGCGCCGGCTCAGCCCCCATTTCGTGCGGGTGACCTTCACCGGCGACGACCTGGACCTGTTCGCCGACAACGGCTACGACCAGCGCATCAAGCTGATCCCGCCGCTGCCCGGTTCGGGCCTGGCCCACCTGCCGACGGGCGCGGACTGGTACACGCAGTGGCGTGAGCTGCCCGCGGAACAGCGCAACCCGATCCGGACGTACACGGTGCGCGCGGTCCGCCCCGAGCTGCGCGAGGTCGACATCGACATGGTGCTGCACGGCGTCGACGGGCCCGCGTCCCGGTTCGCCGTCGAGGCCGCTCCGGGCACCCCGGCGTACCTGATGGGTCCGAACGCTCTTTTCGACGGCCCGCACGGGGGCATCGACTTCCACCCGCCCGCGCACACCGACTGCCTGCTGCTGGGCGGCGACGAGACCGCGGCGCCGGCCATCGCCTCGATCCTGGAGCGGCTGCCGGCCGACGCGCGCGGCGAGGCCCTGCTCGAGGTGCCCTCGGCCGCGGACGCTCTCGAGCTGATCGCGCCCGCGGGTGTCCGGGTCACCTGGCTCGCCCGCGACAACGCCGCCCACGGTGAAAAGCTGGTTCCCGCCGTACGCGCGGCGACTCGGCGCATCTTCGGCGAGGAACGGCCGGGGCCGGCTGTCGAGATCGAGGACGTCGACGTCGACCACGACATGCTCTGGGAGGTCCCGGAGGAGGTCGTGGACGTCAGCCGCTTCTACGCCTGGCTCGCCGGCGAGGCAGCGATGATCAAGACATTGCGCCGCCACCTGGTCGCCGAGTGCGGGGTCGACCGCAAGCTGGTGGCGTTCATGGGTTACTGGCGCCTGGGACGCGCCGAGGGTAACTAG
- a CDS encoding polysaccharide biosynthesis tyrosine autokinase, which produces MRLLRGYGWWIVLVTVLITAGAYGVSRLEKPGHRSTATAVVSPRLRPGIDVVPANPGTEREIARSGTVLREVSEQLGISPEELTRGLTVEPAAGGGAAVVFTYDHSNAATAQQRAQAMAAEYVRYRNSSVSQYGIAASLVSPATRAEEQRRPLWAYLVAGAVLGLLLGLLSAVWLARRRDRIRGRAGYERVTGVPVLATIPRARRSRGPGAPLPVLLRAPDSADAEAYRYLRARLDPRLHGPSTVLVTSAREGEGRSTTAANLAVVLAQAGRRVVLVDTDVRRPALHLMFDLSRDRGLTNVLAGRHSLGETLAAGAIVNLRVLAAGADREGNSDLLAAGGLTGLLHELKGQCDVVVLDSPALLSVSDGLGLAAHSDQVLLVTDYRRTTRAAAVRAASELEQVAPGKVAAVLVGVPERDGGLIPRTRAGRAPGVAASPMADRFDILEGPAEVGLKEPAAVPVLGAPPSPAPAPSPAPGAAPAPGPAPAPSPAPTSKAKPPRPARAKVAIPKPRVYSSAAAADAEANGSRAEANDARGETNGAHGDANGDRGEAMEAAEVVARPDDASAGR; this is translated from the coding sequence GTGCGGCTTCTGCGTGGGTACGGCTGGTGGATCGTCCTGGTGACCGTTTTGATCACTGCCGGGGCGTACGGGGTGAGCCGCCTCGAGAAACCCGGCCACCGCTCGACGGCCACCGCCGTGGTCAGCCCGCGGCTGCGTCCCGGCATCGACGTGGTGCCCGCCAACCCGGGGACGGAACGCGAGATCGCCCGTTCCGGCACGGTCCTGCGCGAGGTCTCCGAACAGCTCGGCATCAGCCCCGAGGAACTGACCCGCGGCCTGACGGTCGAGCCTGCCGCCGGCGGCGGGGCCGCGGTCGTGTTCACATACGACCACAGCAACGCCGCCACGGCACAACAACGGGCCCAGGCCATGGCGGCCGAATACGTGCGCTACCGCAACAGCAGCGTCAGCCAGTACGGCATCGCGGCCTCGCTCGTCTCGCCGGCGACCCGGGCCGAGGAGCAGCGCCGCCCGCTCTGGGCCTACCTGGTGGCGGGCGCGGTGCTGGGCCTGCTGCTCGGGCTGCTGTCGGCGGTGTGGCTGGCCCGTCGCCGCGACCGGATCCGCGGGCGGGCCGGTTACGAGCGGGTGACCGGGGTGCCGGTGCTGGCCACGATCCCACGGGCCCGGCGGTCGCGTGGGCCAGGCGCGCCACTGCCGGTGCTGTTGCGCGCCCCCGACTCCGCCGACGCCGAGGCCTACCGGTATCTGCGGGCCCGGCTCGACCCGCGGCTGCACGGCCCGTCCACCGTGCTGGTCACGAGCGCGCGGGAGGGCGAGGGCCGCAGCACCACGGCGGCCAACCTGGCAGTCGTCCTGGCCCAGGCCGGTCGCCGGGTTGTGCTGGTCGACACCGACGTCCGCCGCCCCGCCCTGCACCTGATGTTCGACCTCTCCCGCGACCGTGGGCTGACCAACGTGCTGGCGGGCCGGCACTCGCTGGGCGAGACCCTGGCCGCCGGCGCGATCGTGAACCTGCGGGTGCTGGCGGCCGGCGCCGACCGGGAAGGCAACAGCGACCTGCTGGCCGCGGGCGGGCTGACCGGCCTGCTGCACGAGCTCAAAGGCCAGTGCGACGTTGTCGTGCTCGACTCGCCGGCGCTGCTCAGCGTGTCCGACGGCCTGGGGCTGGCCGCTCACAGCGATCAGGTGCTGCTGGTCACCGACTATCGCCGCACCACCCGGGCCGCCGCCGTACGGGCCGCGTCGGAACTCGAGCAGGTCGCGCCGGGCAAGGTGGCCGCTGTGCTGGTCGGGGTGCCGGAGCGGGACGGGGGGTTGATCCCGCGTACGCGTGCGGGTCGTGCCCCTGGTGTGGCCGCTTCGCCGATGGCTGATCGGTTCGACATTCTTGAGGGGCCGGCCGAGGTGGGGCTGAAGGAACCGGCCGCTGTCCCTGTGCTGGGCGCTCCCCCTTCCCCTGCGCCTGCGCCTTCCCCTGCGCCTGGGGCTGCGCCTGCGCCTGGGCCTGCGCCTGCGCCTTCCCCTGCGCCGACGTCGAAGGCCAAGCCGCCTCGCCCAGCTCGGGCAAAGGTGGCGATTCCGAAGCCGCGCGTCTATTCGTCGGCTGCCGCGGCCGATGCGGAGGCGAACGGTTCCCGTGCGGAAGCGAACGACGCCCGTGGGGAAACCAACGGCGCCCACGGGGATGCGAATGGTGACCGTGGGGAGGCGATGGAGGCCGCCGAAGTGGTCGCCCGGCCCGACGACGCGTCCGCCGGGCGGTAA
- a CDS encoding beta-galactosidase, translating to MPILYGGDYNPEQWPADVWAEDVRLMREAGVNLATVGVFSWARIQPDEGVFDYEWLDQVIDLLHEAGVAVDLATGTASPPPWLTTKYPAVLTESASGVTRWPGSRQHYAPTSPDYRRLASDLVRTTVERYKNHPAVVLWHLNNELGCHVAYDYSDQAAAAFRRWLTEKYGDVDALNAAWGTMFWSQRYTDFEQVLPPRHAPYSVNPGQVLDFRRFSSDMLLELLRMEKRIIRGSGATQPLTTNMMSAFKPTDYWAWADEVDVIADDTYPDPRDPRSYRDGAFARDLMRSLKPGRPWILMEQAPNYVNWRENNAAKAPGQMAAMSMQAVGRGADGVLFFQWRQSSAGSEKYHSGMLPHGGPSTRTFREISQLGAELAALGDLPTPGREAQVAIVLDWHSWWALDQPNHPAPLDYIAQVRAWHAAFLAAGVQTDFVRAQGPFDGYRLIVAPSLHLAPSLEELTAYVAAGGHLLTTAFTDIVDEHDRFLPGGFTRRLGAVLGATVTDFAGVLPGEAPVRGDGLNFEGTVLAEVLHLDGASALATFGDGSPAFTHHPYGSGSSYHLATVADPAGTEAVTAYVVNALDLTPVVANLPPHVEACARGPMLTLINHNPTPVEVDGQILGPYGYRITGPES from the coding sequence ATGCCGATTCTCTACGGCGGGGACTACAACCCCGAGCAGTGGCCCGCGGACGTCTGGGCCGAGGACGTCCGGCTCATGCGCGAGGCCGGCGTGAACCTGGCCACTGTGGGCGTGTTCTCCTGGGCGCGCATCCAGCCCGACGAGGGCGTCTTCGACTACGAGTGGCTCGACCAGGTCATCGACCTGCTGCACGAGGCGGGTGTCGCGGTCGACCTCGCCACCGGCACCGCCTCGCCGCCTCCGTGGCTCACCACGAAATACCCCGCCGTGCTGACCGAGAGCGCCTCGGGCGTGACCCGCTGGCCGGGCAGCCGGCAGCACTACGCCCCGACGTCGCCCGACTATCGGCGGCTCGCTTCCGATCTCGTACGGACCACGGTGGAGCGCTACAAGAATCACCCGGCCGTGGTGCTCTGGCACCTCAACAACGAGCTCGGCTGCCACGTCGCCTACGACTACTCGGATCAGGCGGCGGCCGCGTTCCGACGCTGGCTGACCGAGAAGTACGGCGATGTCGACGCGCTCAACGCGGCCTGGGGCACGATGTTCTGGTCGCAGCGCTACACCGATTTCGAGCAGGTCCTGCCGCCGCGGCACGCCCCCTACAGCGTCAACCCGGGGCAGGTGCTCGACTTCCGCCGGTTCAGCTCCGACATGCTGCTCGAGCTGCTGCGCATGGAGAAGCGGATCATCCGCGGGTCGGGGGCCACGCAGCCGCTGACGACCAACATGATGAGCGCCTTCAAACCCACCGACTACTGGGCGTGGGCGGACGAGGTGGACGTGATCGCCGATGACACGTACCCGGATCCGCGCGACCCCCGCTCGTACCGGGATGGCGCCTTTGCCCGTGATCTGATGCGTTCGCTCAAACCGGGCCGGCCGTGGATCCTGATGGAGCAGGCGCCCAACTACGTGAACTGGCGCGAGAACAACGCGGCCAAGGCGCCGGGGCAGATGGCGGCGATGAGCATGCAGGCGGTCGGGCGTGGGGCCGATGGAGTGCTGTTCTTCCAGTGGCGGCAGTCGTCGGCCGGGTCCGAGAAATACCACTCCGGCATGCTTCCTCACGGCGGTCCCTCCACCCGTACGTTCCGCGAGATCTCACAGCTGGGCGCGGAACTCGCCGCCCTCGGAGACCTGCCCACGCCCGGTCGGGAGGCGCAGGTGGCGATCGTGCTCGACTGGCACAGCTGGTGGGCGCTCGACCAGCCCAACCATCCGGCGCCGCTCGACTACATCGCCCAGGTGCGCGCCTGGCATGCCGCGTTCCTGGCGGCCGGGGTGCAGACCGATTTCGTACGGGCTCAGGGACCGTTCGACGGCTACCGCCTGATCGTCGCGCCCAGCCTGCACCTGGCGCCGTCGTTGGAGGAGCTGACCGCGTACGTGGCGGCGGGCGGGCACCTGCTCACGACGGCGTTCACCGACATCGTGGACGAACACGACCGCTTCCTGCCCGGCGGCTTCACACGGCGGCTGGGTGCCGTGCTCGGCGCCACGGTGACGGACTTCGCGGGCGTGCTCCCCGGTGAGGCCCCCGTACGCGGTGACGGCTTGAACTTCGAGGGCACAGTGCTGGCCGAGGTCCTGCACCTCGACGGCGCTTCGGCGCTGGCCACGTTCGGCGACGGTTCCCCGGCGTTCACCCACCACCCGTACGGCTCGGGCAGCTCCTACCACCTGGCCACGGTCGCCGACCCGGCCGGAACGGAGGCCGTCACGGCGTACGTGGTGAACGCCCTCGACCTGACGCCGGTCGTCGCGAACCTGCCCCCGCACGTGGAGGCGTGCGCCCGCGGCCCGATGCTGACCCTGATCAACCACAATCCGACTCCGGTCGAGGTCGACGGCCAGATCCTCGGACCGTACGGCTACCGCATCACCGGCCCCGAGTCGTGA
- a CDS encoding DUF7002 family protein, whose amino-acid sequence MDVEELIARHPRVFHTMSATAWPSVQRHGLLSTQRLIDLFGLDAAARDRLLNAPRKESTTLRAPGLPPAVIRDQKPMKFIAEKIDPGSSLTEYLTAINSRVFFWASAERLDRLRQAKAYRSEDQVILHVDTRMLVERHGAGIELCRLNSGAVTQKNHPPRGHRSWLPIADYPYDDYRRRYGSDGALVEVTVLDAVPDVLNLTTRIEGPAG is encoded by the coding sequence ATGGACGTCGAGGAACTGATCGCACGCCACCCGCGGGTGTTCCACACAATGTCGGCGACCGCCTGGCCGTCGGTGCAACGGCACGGTCTGTTGTCCACGCAGCGGCTGATCGATCTGTTCGGCCTCGACGCCGCCGCACGTGACCGGCTCCTGAACGCACCTCGCAAGGAGTCCACCACTCTGCGCGCACCCGGCCTGCCACCGGCGGTGATCCGCGACCAGAAGCCGATGAAGTTCATCGCGGAGAAGATCGATCCCGGCTCGTCGCTGACGGAGTACCTCACCGCCATCAACTCCCGGGTCTTCTTCTGGGCCAGTGCCGAGCGGCTGGACCGGCTGCGCCAGGCGAAGGCGTACCGCAGCGAGGACCAGGTGATCCTGCACGTCGACACCCGCATGCTCGTCGAGCGGCACGGCGCGGGAATCGAACTCTGCCGGCTCAACTCCGGGGCGGTGACGCAAAAGAACCATCCCCCGCGCGGACACCGATCCTGGCTGCCGATCGCCGACTACCCCTACGACGACTACCGCCGCCGATACGGAAGCGACGGCGCCCTGGTGGAAGTCACCGTGCTGGACGCCGTCCCCGACGTTCTCAACCTGACCACCAGGATCGAAGGCCCGGCCGGCTGA
- a CDS encoding glycoside hydrolase family 3 protein, with protein sequence MRRRSLAVLAAGLLAVPVVPGAARAEPSYPFRDPALPLQARVDDLVGRLTLDEKVPLLHQYQPAIPRLGVGFFKTGTEALHGVAWSTDIDNGGAVVTADGTSFPQAVGLASTWDPELIKRVGAAVGDEARGFHARKPRVFGLNLWAPVVNLLRDPRWGRNEEGYSEDPHLTGAISTAYGKGLQGPDPDHLKTAPTLKHYLAYNNETRRDTTSSNVPPRVLNEYDRAAFKPALTANAATGVMASYNLVNGRPTTVDPDQAGLLREWSDYPLFNVSDAWAPNNLTGSQAYFATQAEASAALLKAGLDSFTVDDTNGAPTVAAVKQALAQGLLTQADVDRAAGHALSIRFRLGEFDPGGGPYAGIDASVINSPAHRQLARETAGDAMVLLKNTRGALPLRPGGKVAVVGPLAGELYTDWYGGKLPYEVTAVDGIAERANEVVSGSGADRIALRSVTTGSYLTANGDSPATVTAPAADAAAQFDVVDWGQDVVTLRNVANGRYLDGGFLTREEQPGGWFVQQQFKLEPQADGSVVLRYAGYETSESWFGPDVYVTAGADGRLSLGSPDAAGATRFTREVLRSAIDEAVAAAKAADTAVVVVGSQPMINGREAHDRTGTGLAAGQEALVRAVVKANPRTVVVLQTSYPVSALPKEVPAVLWTTHAGAETGNALADVLYGDRNPAGRLTQTWPASVSGDLLEYDIITSGQTYLYSSDRPLYPFGHGLSYTSFRYGKLSVGAGKVSVAVTNTGARDGDEVVQLYTHQRTSRDRTAVKQLRGFTKVSLRAGQTKTVTLPLKPSDLARWDQTRGRWIVESSAYDVLVGASSDDIRVRGVLPVKGETIPARNLRSPVRAETFDAYAGVRLLDETKAAGTVVGATADGQWVAYKDAALNGVTSFTGRVSGAGTVQVRLGSPTGRLLGAATAPGTGGVYSYAKVKATLPRTSGRHDVYLVLSEGVRLAEFALR encoded by the coding sequence ATGCGAAGGCGTTCCCTGGCGGTTCTGGCCGCCGGATTGCTGGCCGTTCCGGTCGTCCCCGGCGCGGCCCGTGCCGAGCCGTCCTACCCGTTCCGCGACCCCGCCCTGCCCCTGCAGGCGCGCGTCGACGACCTCGTCGGGCGGCTCACGCTCGACGAGAAGGTCCCGCTGCTGCATCAGTATCAGCCGGCGATCCCGCGCCTGGGCGTCGGCTTCTTCAAGACCGGCACCGAGGCGCTGCACGGCGTGGCCTGGTCGACCGACATCGACAACGGCGGCGCCGTGGTCACCGCCGACGGCACCAGCTTTCCGCAGGCCGTCGGGCTGGCCAGCACCTGGGACCCCGAGCTGATCAAACGGGTGGGCGCGGCGGTCGGTGACGAGGCCCGCGGGTTCCATGCGCGGAAACCGCGCGTGTTCGGGCTCAACCTGTGGGCGCCGGTGGTGAACCTGCTGCGCGATCCGCGGTGGGGGCGCAACGAGGAGGGCTACTCCGAGGACCCCCACCTGACCGGGGCGATCTCCACCGCGTACGGGAAAGGGTTGCAGGGTCCTGACCCGGACCACCTGAAGACGGCTCCGACGCTGAAGCACTACCTGGCCTACAACAACGAGACGCGGCGCGACACCACCTCGTCGAACGTGCCGCCGCGGGTGCTCAACGAGTACGACCGGGCTGCGTTCAAGCCGGCGTTGACCGCGAACGCGGCGACCGGCGTGATGGCTTCCTACAACCTCGTCAACGGGCGTCCCACCACAGTGGACCCGGATCAGGCCGGGCTGCTGCGCGAATGGTCGGACTACCCGCTGTTCAACGTCAGCGACGCGTGGGCGCCGAACAACCTGACCGGCTCGCAGGCCTACTTCGCGACGCAGGCCGAGGCGAGCGCGGCGCTGCTCAAGGCCGGGCTGGACAGCTTCACTGTCGACGACACCAACGGCGCGCCCACGGTCGCCGCGGTCAAGCAGGCGCTGGCGCAGGGGCTGCTCACGCAGGCCGACGTCGATCGGGCGGCCGGGCACGCGCTGAGCATCCGGTTCCGGCTCGGTGAGTTCGATCCGGGTGGGGGCCCGTACGCGGGAATCGACGCGTCGGTCATCAACTCGCCGGCGCACCGGCAACTCGCGCGGGAGACCGCAGGGGACGCGATGGTGCTGCTCAAGAACACGCGCGGCGCTCTGCCGCTGCGGCCGGGCGGCAAGGTCGCGGTCGTCGGGCCGCTGGCCGGTGAGCTCTACACCGATTGGTACGGCGGCAAGCTTCCGTACGAGGTGACGGCCGTCGACGGCATCGCGGAGCGCGCGAACGAGGTGGTCAGCGGCTCGGGGGCGGACCGCATCGCGCTACGTTCGGTCACCACCGGCAGTTACCTGACCGCCAACGGCGACAGCCCGGCCACCGTGACCGCCCCGGCCGCCGACGCCGCCGCCCAGTTCGACGTCGTCGACTGGGGGCAGGACGTGGTGACGCTGCGCAACGTGGCCAACGGCCGCTACCTCGACGGCGGCTTCCTGACCCGCGAGGAGCAGCCGGGCGGCTGGTTCGTGCAGCAGCAGTTCAAGCTCGAGCCGCAGGCCGACGGCAGCGTGGTGCTGCGTTACGCCGGGTACGAGACGTCGGAGAGCTGGTTCGGGCCCGACGTCTACGTGACCGCCGGCGCGGACGGCCGGCTGTCGCTGGGCTCGCCGGACGCGGCCGGGGCGACACGGTTCACGCGTGAGGTGCTGCGCAGTGCGATCGACGAGGCGGTGGCGGCGGCGAAAGCGGCGGACACGGCCGTGGTCGTGGTCGGCAGCCAGCCCATGATCAACGGGCGCGAGGCTCACGACCGTACCGGAACCGGTCTTGCCGCCGGGCAGGAAGCGCTGGTCAGAGCCGTGGTGAAGGCGAACCCGCGTACGGTCGTGGTGTTGCAGACCAGTTACCCGGTGTCCGCTTTGCCCAAGGAGGTGCCGGCCGTTCTGTGGACGACCCACGCCGGGGCCGAGACGGGGAATGCGCTGGCCGACGTGCTTTACGGCGACCGCAATCCGGCCGGGCGGCTGACCCAGACGTGGCCCGCGTCGGTCTCCGGTGATCTGCTCGAATACGACATCATCACGTCGGGGCAGACGTACCTCTACAGTTCCGATCGGCCGCTCTATCCGTTCGGGCACGGGTTGTCGTACACCTCGTTCCGGTACGGGAAACTGTCGGTCGGCGCCGGTAAGGTGTCGGTCGCCGTCACGAACACCGGCGCCCGCGACGGCGACGAAGTGGTGCAGCTCTACACGCACCAGAGAACCTCCCGCGACCGTACGGCGGTCAAGCAGTTGCGCGGTTTCACCAAGGTGTCCCTGAGAGCCGGGCAGACGAAAACGGTGACGTTGCCGCTGAAGCCGTCCGATCTGGCTCGCTGGGACCAGACTCGGGGCCGCTGGATCGTCGAGTCGTCGGCCTATGACGTTCTCGTCGGGGCGTCGTCGGACGACATTCGTGTGCGGGGTGTCCTGCCGGTGAAAGGCGAGACGATTCCCGCCCGAAACCTTCGTTCCCCCGTACGGGCGGAGACCTTCGACGCGTATGCCGGGGTCCGGCTGCTCGACGAGACAAAAGCCGCCGGAACCGTTGTCGGGGCGACCGCCGACGGGCAGTGGGTCGCGTACAAGGACGCCGCGCTGAACGGGGTCACATCGTTCACCGGCCGTGTTTCCGGCGCCGGAACCGTGCAGGTGCGCCTCGGCTCGCCGACCGGCCGCCTGCTCGGCGCCGCCACCGCCCCGGGGACGGGCGGCGTCTACTCGTACGCGAAGGTGAAGGCGACCCTGCCGCGCACCTCCGGCCGCCATGACGTGTATCTCGTGCTGAGCGAGGGGGTGCGGCTGGCCGAGTTCGCCCTGCGATAG
- a CDS encoding LacI family DNA-binding transcriptional regulator: protein MATINDVARAAGVSPSTVSYVLSGRRPISAQTRARVQAAIAELGFHPHAGARALASSRTSVLALVVPLRVDVNVPVIMQFATAVVTASRVHNHDVLLLTKDEGTAGLERVAHSTMVDALIVMDVERDDVRIPALRRLKQPSVLIGLPEHPDGIACVDLDFEAAAAEALRHLSFHGHRRIALVGPSPAVYQRGTTYAERFLTGFTETSAALGLETLAHPCEPGREGVRACLADIDAQLPGATAFVVHNEEALRIVLEELQASGRRVPADISVVAVCPRDVALNMPLPLTSVDIPAHDVGGLAVETAMKLLDGRHTEPVRLLPPTLVERESTAKPPG, encoded by the coding sequence ATGGCGACGATCAACGACGTGGCTCGGGCGGCCGGGGTGTCACCGAGCACGGTGTCGTACGTGCTCAGCGGCCGCCGCCCGATCTCGGCGCAGACCCGCGCCCGGGTGCAGGCGGCCATCGCCGAGCTCGGGTTCCACCCACATGCGGGGGCCCGCGCTCTGGCCAGCAGCCGCACCAGCGTGCTGGCCCTGGTCGTGCCGCTGCGGGTCGACGTCAACGTGCCGGTCATCATGCAGTTCGCGACGGCCGTGGTCACCGCCTCGCGGGTGCACAACCACGATGTGCTGCTGCTGACCAAGGACGAGGGCACCGCCGGGCTGGAGCGCGTCGCGCACAGCACCATGGTCGACGCGCTCATCGTGATGGATGTGGAACGCGACGACGTGCGCATTCCGGCCCTGCGCCGCCTCAAGCAGCCGTCCGTGCTGATCGGGCTGCCCGAGCACCCGGACGGCATCGCCTGCGTCGACCTGGACTTCGAGGCGGCCGCGGCCGAGGCCCTGCGGCACCTGTCGTTCCACGGGCACCGCCGCATCGCGCTGGTCGGGCCCTCGCCCGCGGTCTATCAGCGCGGTACCACGTACGCGGAAAGGTTTTTGACGGGTTTCACCGAGACCTCCGCGGCGCTGGGCCTCGAAACGCTCGCCCACCCCTGTGAGCCGGGGCGCGAGGGCGTGCGGGCCTGCCTCGCCGACATCGACGCGCAGCTGCCGGGGGCGACGGCTTTCGTCGTGCACAACGAGGAGGCCCTGCGGATCGTGCTCGAGGAGCTGCAGGCGAGCGGTCGGCGGGTCCCCGCGGACATCTCGGTGGTGGCCGTCTGCCCGCGGGACGTGGCGCTCAACATGCCGCTGCCCCTGACCTCGGTCGACATCCCCGCGCACGACGTCGGCGGCCTGGCGGTCGAGACGGCGATGAAGCTGCTCGACGGCCGGCACACCGAGCCCGTACGGCTGCTCCCGCCCACGCTCGTCGAGCGGGAGAGCACGGCTAAACCGCCTGGTTGA
- a CDS encoding VOC family protein encodes MELTIHNTFLPADNPEVSLTFWRDTMGFEVRNDVGYGDMRWITVGPPGQPQTSIVLHPPAVDPALTDDEKRVIAELMAKGSYASIVLSSPNVDEAFETVQKNGADVVQEPIDQPYGLRDCAFRDPAGNMVRINQAV; translated from the coding sequence ATGGAACTCACCATTCACAACACCTTCCTTCCGGCCGACAACCCCGAGGTGTCCCTGACGTTCTGGCGCGACACCATGGGTTTCGAGGTACGCAACGACGTCGGCTACGGCGACATGCGCTGGATCACCGTGGGGCCGCCCGGGCAGCCGCAGACGTCGATCGTGCTGCACCCGCCGGCCGTCGACCCCGCGCTGACCGACGACGAGAAGCGCGTGATCGCCGAGCTGATGGCGAAGGGCAGCTACGCGAGCATCGTGCTGAGCAGCCCGAACGTCGACGAGGCGTTCGAGACCGTGCAGAAGAACGGCGCCGACGTGGTGCAGGAACCCATCGATCAGCCGTACGGGCTGCGCGACTGCGCCTTCCGCGACCCGGCCGGCAACATGGTCAGGATCAACCAGGCGGTTTAG